A portion of the Lolium rigidum isolate FL_2022 chromosome 1, APGP_CSIRO_Lrig_0.1, whole genome shotgun sequence genome contains these proteins:
- the LOC124701338 gene encoding uncharacterized protein LOC124701338, with protein MEFRFRAGDRGPSSSASGDSPPVPLPTPHNGCFGGPGLQGPPPPPSIEWEAARREGIIQMEVRRRLIEEEVRREFEAKGDLAFAHGGFLPDPFFPPAHLMPPPMQMAMHPPPHAPPPMPFEGFGAWHGYNQFGPRPHAGFGERRRLSPPRPKPKHKLQLLEIEPSARPEVQRMKRKADTIVGPTVPKNVPKKVQKLTKDWSCALCQVSATCEAGLNEHLEGKKHKAKFAQCGTSKVITDSKDNSRKITGNKSGIEPCDEPKKICILVDGELHEVVQKNNYLWCDRCKVRCDSNVTMAGHLRSKKHNKRNKVWSSIEAVRMDTKINEDLSSPCESKVNTNDSTETKALIKGNIDMAIQVEECGLVENPVEIEKESTSMASEVESTNMANASVETPVETTMESTDITNDARHLVPTEE; from the exons ATGGAGTTCCGCTTCCGCGCCGGCGACCGCGGGCCCTCCTCGTCCGCCTCCGGCGATTCCCCGCCGGTACCGCTCCCTACCCCCCACAACGGCTGCTTCGGTGGTCCAGGCCTTCAAG ggcctccgccgccgccgtcgatcgagtgggaggcggcgcggcgggaaggTATTATCCAGATGGAGGTGCGGCGGCGTCTCATCGAGGAGGAGGTGCGCCGCGAGTTCGAGGCCAAGGGCGACCTCGCCTTCGCCCACGGCGGGTTCCTGCCCGACCCGTTCTTCCCTCCCGCCCACCTCATGCCGCCGCCGATGCAGATGGCGATGCACCCGCccccgcacgcgccgccgccgatgccttTTGAGGGGTTCGGAGCCTGGCATGGCTATAACCAGTTTGGGCCTCGCCCGCACGCCGGGTTTGGGGAAAGGAGGAGGTTGTCtccgccgcggccgaagccgaagCATAAGCTCCAGCTGCTTGAGATCGAGCCCTCCGCGAGACCTGAG GtccagaggatgaagaggaaggcaGATACAATTGTTGGACCCACTGTACCAAAGAATGTACCAAAGAAAGTACAGAAACTAACCAAGGACTGGAGCTGTGCACTATGCCAAGTGAGTGCAACTTGTGAAGCTGGACTTAATGAGCATCTTGAAGGGAAAAAACATAAGGCAAAGTTCGCCCAGTGTGGAACAAGCAAGGTGATAACTGATAGCAAAGACAACTCGCGGAAGATCACCGGGAATAAGAGTGGAATAGAACCTTGCGATGAACCTAAAAAAATATGCATActagtagatggagagttgcatgaAGTTGTTCAGAAGAACAACTACCTGTGGTGTGATCGCTGCAAAGTCAGGTGCGATAGCAATGTGACCATGGCTGGCCATCTGCGGAGCAAGAAGCACAATAAAAGAAACAAGGTTTGGTCATCGATAGAGGCTGTGAGGATGGATACCAAAATCAATGAAGATTTGAGCTCTCCTTGTGAAAGTAAGGTAAATACAAATGACTCTACTGAAACTAAAGCCCTAATTAAGGGCAACATAGACATGGCCATCCAAGTTGAGGAATGTGGCCTTGTAGAAAATCCAGTGGAAATTGAGAAAGAAAGCACAAGCATGGCCAGTGAGGTAGAAAGTACAAACATGGCCAATGCATCTGTGGAAACTCCAGTTGAAACTACGATGGAAAGCACGGACATCACAAATGATGCGAGGCATCTTGTGCCAACAGAGGAGTAA